One window of bacterium genomic DNA carries:
- a CDS encoding biotin--[acetyl-CoA-carboxylase] ligase → MHSSVKFRYNPAMPEDITQIQIDILDYLRKHPRSYFSRKKLCDKFELTTNKSDRAIAELENWGYQLLRNKEGDIRYGSSPDVLFPHEITFGLGTKILGVNIYSFDRVGSTNVIAHKYAEKDEPEGTVILAERQTAGKGRLGRTWHSPAKRGIYLSMILRPQIAPSLAPGLSLIAALSIAKTLREYPGIKATIKWPNDVLYDGRKLAGVLTELAAEIDRIRYVIMGIGINANHDESDFPVELRDKAASLKIVSKSAVDRIKLTKLLLTFLEEHYQEYLSRGFKRLIKPIRSYSSVLGKSITFRYDGNAVTGKAVDIDTNGLLVVEFDGKTLALGSGEISLTENYKS, encoded by the coding sequence ATGCACTCGTCCGTCAAGTTTCGTTATAATCCCGCCATGCCCGAAGACATCACGCAAATTCAAATCGACATTCTCGATTACCTGCGCAAGCACCCGCGATCTTACTTCTCACGTAAGAAGCTGTGCGACAAGTTCGAGCTGACAACGAACAAATCTGACCGCGCAATTGCGGAACTTGAAAATTGGGGATATCAACTTCTGCGCAATAAAGAAGGCGATATTCGTTACGGCTCATCGCCTGACGTGCTGTTCCCTCACGAGATTACTTTCGGATTGGGCACAAAGATTCTCGGGGTCAACATTTATAGTTTCGATCGCGTCGGCTCCACCAATGTCATCGCGCACAAGTACGCTGAAAAGGACGAGCCGGAAGGTACCGTCATTCTTGCTGAGCGCCAAACCGCCGGCAAGGGCAGACTTGGGCGAACCTGGCACTCGCCTGCCAAGCGGGGAATCTATCTGTCAATGATTCTGCGGCCGCAAATTGCGCCGTCGTTGGCGCCGGGGCTGTCATTGATTGCCGCGTTGAGCATTGCCAAGACATTGCGGGAGTATCCCGGGATTAAAGCTACGATCAAGTGGCCAAATGATGTTCTGTACGATGGCCGCAAACTTGCCGGTGTATTGACTGAACTCGCTGCCGAAATTGATCGAATCAGATATGTCATCATGGGCATTGGCATCAATGCCAATCACGACGAAAGCGATTTCCCGGTTGAGCTGCGCGATAAAGCTGCTTCACTCAAGATTGTGTCGAAGTCTGCAGTTGATAGAATCAAGCTCACGAAACTGCTGCTTACATTTCTCGAAGAGCACTATCAGGAATACCTGTCGCGCGGATTCAAGCGGTTGATCAAGCCGATACGGAGTTATTCATCTGTGCTTGGTAAGAGTATAACCTTTCGGTATGACGGCAACGCCGTAACCGGCAAGGCAGTGGATATTGATACTAACGGCTTGCTGGTCGTTGAGTTCGACGGCAAGACTCTTGCTCTCGGCTCTGGTGAAATTTCATTGACGGAGAATTATAAATCTTGA
- a CDS encoding alpha/beta hydrolase, with product MSFFEKDDRKLYYNIIGQGDLVVLVHGIGVDSRYWMEVPELLSSKYAVLTYDLRGHGQSFAPATGYSYREHVNDLNLLITDLGYQKAHFIGHSLGGAIVVKYALQHPQHIKSLVLAAPHVVGYKDYTDWPNVYRTAKQIDIDQAKIQWETFRLFQRVDKNSPDWEVFKSCISDFPGKVWTDPDAFKYMDESDMKMLDNVTMPTLLLCGREDLDFLPLAKLINARLTNGTLYEIPDCGHMIHMEKPEIFKRELASFLSL from the coding sequence ATGTCGTTTTTCGAAAAAGATGATCGCAAGCTCTACTACAATATCATCGGCCAGGGCGATCTGGTTGTGCTCGTTCACGGCATCGGCGTTGACAGCCGCTACTGGATGGAAGTTCCTGAACTGCTCTCGTCAAAGTATGCAGTTTTAACGTACGACTTGCGCGGGCACGGACAGAGTTTCGCACCGGCAACCGGTTACTCGTATCGCGAACATGTCAACGACCTCAATTTGCTCATCACCGACTTGGGATATCAAAAGGCACACTTCATCGGTCATTCGCTCGGCGGCGCAATCGTTGTCAAGTACGCGCTTCAGCATCCGCAACATATCAAGTCGCTGGTATTGGCGGCGCCGCATGTCGTTGGATACAAGGATTACACCGATTGGCCGAATGTCTATCGCACTGCCAAGCAGATTGATATCGACCAGGCCAAGATTCAGTGGGAGACGTTCCGACTTTTCCAGCGCGTCGATAAGAACTCGCCGGACTGGGAAGTTTTCAAAAGCTGCATCAGTGATTTCCCCGGCAAGGTTTGGACCGACCCTGACGCGTTCAAATACATGGACGAAAGCGATATGAAGATGCTCGACAACGTAACGATGCCGACACTGCTATTATGTGGTCGTGAGGATCTCGATTTTCTGCCGTTAGCGAAATTGATAAATGCCCGTCTGACCAATGGCACGCTCTATGAGATTCCCGATTGCGGACACATGATACATATGGAGAAGCCGGAAATCTTCAAGCGCGAGTTGGCTTCGTTCCTGAGTCTTTAG